Proteins found in one Drosophila innubila isolate TH190305 chromosome X, UK_Dinn_1.0, whole genome shotgun sequence genomic segment:
- the LOC117791641 gene encoding uncharacterized protein LOC117791641: MKVYKLSHWVKILVWFIFAATIVKILSLVKLPVENSHIHGLPANKISADPASRRAEHAPMSLPNEPLALKHLLDGNAQKNWSLDGDCAPYPRHKDLHIENVHYQFTVGGNVSYYLFAAYYDRRHAVEYAPSIAILAMLSSIPGPFEQAYCQVWYEDSDTPDIVEMQIQKIAWYDVWGSEPDQVYPVLLNCPLQDSPRSYRVPQLVSLVFTDRCARATNALRVVYEAPQRKHATRFAVCVKDLQFPTMDMSVRWVEWLELMRLLGAERVTAYDLGGDSLLPNTRRTLKHYVQHDGFLQLRAHTLLEGHPKPAINVGLCKRLNEVLMYIDCFYRNMYEFDYVAIIDVDEVIMPLGELHTWPQLVQHLERNSTLPMDAIYRYECKARASYCFRNVYFPKSLPIDETPPNHFYMLRHVRRVADHLNPNSAIKCLHSTHFVTAVHNHFPMSWRTACGPYDVPTSIAQLQHYREPDDKTTLEQPTPLRDDNIWRFKEQLITNALAKHRELGWSIP; encoded by the exons ATGAAGGTGTACAAGTTGTCGCATTGGGTGAAGATACTCGTCTGGTTTATATTCGCGGCTACTATTGTCAAGATCTTATCGTTGGTAAAACTTCCTGTGGAAAATTCTCATATCCATGGATTGCCAGCGAATAAGATAAGCGCTGATCCGGCTTCCAGAAGAGCAGAACATG CTCCGATGTCGTTGCCAAATGAGCCGCTGGCATTGAAGCATCTGTTGGATGGAAATGCCCAAAAGAATTGGTCCCTAGATGGGGATTGCGCTCCCTATCCACGTCACAAGGATCTGCATATTGAGAATGTGCATTATCAGTTTACGGTCGGTGGCAATGTGAGCTATTATTTGTTTGCCGCGTACTATGATCGTCGTCATGCGGTTGAGTATGCGCCAAGTATCGCCATTCTGGCCATGTTGAGCAGCATTCCGGGACCGTTTGAGCAGGCATACTGTCAAGTGTGGTACGAGGACAGCGATACGCCGGATATTGTGGAGATGCAAATCCAGAAAATTGCCTGGTATGATGTGTGGGGCAGTGAGCCAGATCAGGTGTATCCGGTGCTATTGAATTGCCCACTTCAAGATAGTCCACGAAGTTATCGTGTGCCACAGCTGGTGTCCTTGGTTTTCACGGATCGTTGTGCACGTGCCACAAATGCGCTGCGCGTTGTCTACGAGGCGCCACAACGTAAGCATGCCACACGCTTTGCTGTCTGCGTCAAGGATCTACAATTTCCCACAATGGACATGTCCGTACGTTGGGTTGAATGGCTTGAATTAATGCGTCTCCTTGGCGCTGAACGTGTCACAGCCTACGATTTGGGTGGCGACTCTCTGCTGCCCAATACAAGGCGTACCCTGAAGCACTACGTGCAACATGATGGCTTTCTACAACTCCGGGCACACACTCTACTCGAAGGACATCCGAAGCCGGCGATTAATGTGGGATTGTGCAAGAGACTCAATGAGGTTCTCATGTATATCGATTGCTTTTATCGAAATATGTACGAGTTCGATTATGTGGCCATCATTGATGTGGACGAGGTGATCATGCCACTGGGCGAGTTGCACACTTGGCCCCAGTTGGTGCAACATCTCGAACGGAATAGCACACTTCCAATGGATGCAATTTATAGATATGAGTGCAAGGCACGTGCCAGCTATTGCTTTCGCAATGTCTATTTTCCCAAGAGTCTGCCCATCGATGAGACGCCTCCAAATCATTTCTATATGCTGCGACACGTGCGTCGTGTTGCCGATCATTTGAACCCCAATTCGGCCATCAAGTGTCTACATTCCACACACTTTGTGACCGCGGTGCACAATCATTTCCCCATGTCCTGGCGTACCGCCTGTGGACCCTACGATGTCCCCACCTCCATAGCACAATTGCAGCACTATCGGGAACCCGATGATAAAACGACTCTGGAGCAACCGACTCCACTGCGTGATGATAACATCTGGCGATTCAAGGAACAACTGATAACCAATGCACTGGCAAAGCATCGAGAACTCGGCTGGTCGATTCCCTAA